From the genome of Streptomyces sp. NBC_00523:
GGGACGGCGTCGAGCCGCAGATCCCGGTCGACATGACCAACCTCTGACGCGGCGCCGCGCCGGTGCCCGCCCGTTCCTCACGGCCGGGCACCGGCCGGGCCGGAGGGAACCCTCATGGCACAGCCAGCATCCGGGCCCGCGGAAGCAGAAGGCCCCTGTTCCACCCCGCCGGAGCGTGCGGTGCATCCGGTGGACGAGAAACTCACCCCCGCGCGGCTCCTGCCGGCCGCGCTCCAGCACATCGCCGCCATGTACGCCGGCGTCGTCACCCCTCCGCTGATCATCGGTCAGGCCGTCGGCCTCGACGCGGCGGGCATGACCCGGCTCATCGCGGCGAGTCTCCTCATCGCCGGCTGCGCCACCCTGCTCCAGACCCTCGGCATCGGCGGCCTCGCCGGCAACCGGCTGCCGTTCGTCAACGCCGCCTCCTCCGCCGGGATCGCCCCGATGCTCGCCATCGCCGAGACCAGCGCACCCGGGCACCAACTCCCCGCGATCTACGGCGCGGTGCTCGTCGCCGGAGTGTTCTGCCTGGCCGTCGGGCCGTTCTTCGGCAGACTCCTGCGCTTCTTCCCGCCCCTGGTCACCGGTGTCGTGATCACCCTCATCGGGGTCACGCTGATGCCCGTACCGGTCTCCTGGGCGCAGGGCGGCGACAAGAACGCGACCGACTTCGGCGACATGAAGTACCTCGCGCTCGCCGCGTTCACCCTCGTCGTGATCCTGCTCATCCAGCGCTTCGGCCGGGGATTCCTGCGCCAAGTCGCGCTGCTGATGGGCCTGTTGGTCGGCACCCTGGCCGCCGTGCCGTTCGGTCTCGCCGACTTCTCCGCGCTGCGCGACGCCCCGCTCGCGGCCGTGCCGACGCCGTTCGCCTTCGGTGCGCCGGAGTTCCAGCCGGCCGCGATCCTCTCGCTGTGCATCGTGATGCTCGTCCTGATGACGGAGTCCTCCGCCGGGATGCTGGCCGTCGGTGAGATCTGCGACCGCCGCACCGACGGACGCACCCTCACCCGCGGACTGCGCACCGACGGCCTCGCCACGCTCATCGGCCCCGTCTTCGGCGGCTTCCCCACCAGCGCCTTCGCCCAGAACGTGGGCGTCGTCTCGCTGACCAAGGTCCGCAGCCGCTACGTCGTCGCCGCGGCCGGAGCCGCCCTGCTGGTCCTCGGGCTCTTCCCGGTGCTCGGCGCGGTCGTCTCGCTCGTCCCGATGCCCGTGCTCGGCGGCGCCGGCATCGTCCTCTTCGGCTCGATCGCCGTCAGCGGCATCCGTACGCTCTCCGAGGCCGGCCTGGACGACAGCTCCAACATCATCCTGGTCGCCGTGGCCCTCGGCGCGGGCATCGTCCCGCTCGCCGCGCCCGGGTTCTACGCCGACTTCCCGTCCTGGGCCCAGACCGTCCTGGGCTCCGGAATCAGTGCGGGAGCGCTCGTCGCGGTCCTGCTCAACCTGTTCTTCCACCATCTCGGCACCCACGGCCGCACCGCCGTGGCACTCAAATCCTCCTAGGGTCCTGCCGTGCCCACATCCCGCATGAGAGAAGGAAGCACCATGGCAGCACCGGCAGCCCCCGACCGGGTGGAGCGCATCGTCATCGAGAACTGCTCGATCGCGACCGTCGACGCCGCCGACACCGAGTACGCCTCGGGCTATGTCGTCGTCGCCGGGAACCGCATCGAGTCCGTCGGCGCCGGCCGGGCACCCGAGGGCCTGGAGAACGTCGTACGCCGGATCGACGGAACCGGCCACCTGGCCACCCCCGGCCTGATCAACACGCACCACCACTTCTACCAGTGGATCACCCGGGGCCTCGCCACGGACCACAACCTCTTCAACTGGCTGGTCGCGCTGTACCCGACGTGGGCGCGCATCGACGAGCCGATGGCCCGCGCCGCCGCGCAGGGCTCGCTCGCCATGATGGCGCTCGGCGGCGTCACCACCGCGATGGACCACCACTACGTCTTCCCGAAGGGCTCCGGCGACCTGTCCGGCGCCATCATCGGGGCCGCCCGCGACATGGGCGTACGCTTCACCCTCGCCCGGGGCTCCATGGACCGCAGCGAGAAGGACGGCGGGCTGCCCCCGGACTTCGCCGTGGAGACCCTGGAGGGCGCGCTCGCCGCCACCGAGGCGACCGTCGACGCCCACCACGACGCCTCCTTCGACGCGATGACCCAGGTCGCCGTCGCGCCCTGCTCGCCGTTCTCCGTATCCACCGAACTCATGCGCCAGGGAGCCGAACTGGCCCGGCGCAAGGGCGTGCGGCTGCACACCCACGGCTCGGAGACCGTGGAGGAGGAGAAGTTCTGCCACGAGCTGTTCGGCATGGGCCCCACCGACTACTTCGAGTCCACCGGCTGGCTCGGCGAGGACGTGTGGATGGCGCACTGCGTCCACATGAACGACTCCGACATCGCCGCCTTCGCCCGCACCGGCACCGGCGTCGCCCACTGCCCGTCCTCCAACGCCCGCCTCGCCGCAGGCATCGCCCGCGTCCCGGACATGCTCGCCGCGGGCGTCCCGGTCGGCCTCGGCGTCGACGGCACCGCGTCCAACGAGTCCGGCGAGCTCCACACCGAACTGCGCAACGCCCTCCTCATCAACCGCCTCGGCCCGCACCGCGAGCGCGCCCTGAACGCCCGTCAGGCGCTGCGCCTCGGCACCTACGGCGGCGCCCAGGTCCTCGGCCGCGCCGCGCAGACCGGCTCGCTGGAGGCCGGCAAGCTCGCCGACCTGGTCCTCTGGAAGCTGGACACCCTCGCCCACGCCTCCATCGCCGACCCGGTCACCGCGCTCGTCTTCGGCGCCGCCGCCCCGGTCACCCTGTCGCTGGTCGACGGCAAGCCGGTCGTGGAGTCCGGCCGCCTGGTCACCGCCGACGAGGAGGCCATCGCCCGCGCCACCCGCGACGAGGCCCGCCGCCTCGCGCAGATCGCCGCCGGAGCCTGACGGGCCCGGCGGCCCCGAAACGGCCGGACGAGGGGGACGGCCCTCGTCCCGGCCGCCGCGGACCCGAGCGGGGTCCGCGGCAACCGGTGCGGGAGGCGCGCCGCCCACGCGCACGCGCCTCCCGCACCGGCGACCCCGGCTGCCGCACCAGCCGTTCGACCTGCCTCACCGCACCACCGCAGCACACGGGGCCCGGTCCGGCGGACCGGCTCCGGCACCACCTCCCTGAACCCCACGTCACCGCCGACGTGTAACCGACCGGAGGAACCGCCGTGGCAGCTACGCCCAGGTTTCGCGACGACGCAAGTGCGACCCCCCACAACGACGGTGCGCCGGAGACGGCCCCGTCCGACCGGAAGCATCCGGTCGACGAGACGCTCCCCCCGCTGAAGATGTTCACCAGCGGCCTCCAGCACGTGGCCGCGATGTACGCGGGCGTGGTGGCCCCGCCCATGATTGTGGGGCCCGCCGTGGGCCTCACCCCCAAGGAGACCGCGTTCCTGATGGGGGCGAGCCTGTTCACCGCGGGCATAGCCACCCTGCTCCAGACGCTCGGCTTCTGGCGCATAGGCGCCCGGCTGCCGTTCGTCAACGGCGTCTCGTTCGCCGGGGTGACCCCGATGGTGGCGATCGGCAAGGACCGGGGGCACGACGGGATCGCCGTCATCTTCGGCGCGATCATCGTGGCGAGCCTCCTCGGCTTCGTCCTCGCGCCCTACTTCTGCAAACTGGTCCGCTTCTTCCCGCCCGTGGTCACCGGCACGGTCATCACCCTGATCGGTGTCTCGCTGCTGCCGGTCGCCTTCAACTGGTCCCAGGGCGGCAACGCGACCGCCCACGACTACGGGTCCACCACCAACATCACCATGGCGGCGGTCACCCTCGTCGTCGTGCTGGCCCTGCGCAAACTGCTGCGCGGCTTCCTCCAGCAGATCGCCATCCTGCTCGGCCTGATCATCGGCACGCTCATCGCGATCCCTGTCGGCATCACCGACTTCGGGGCCAT
Proteins encoded in this window:
- a CDS encoding nucleobase:cation symporter-2 family protein, producing the protein MAQPASGPAEAEGPCSTPPERAVHPVDEKLTPARLLPAALQHIAAMYAGVVTPPLIIGQAVGLDAAGMTRLIAASLLIAGCATLLQTLGIGGLAGNRLPFVNAASSAGIAPMLAIAETSAPGHQLPAIYGAVLVAGVFCLAVGPFFGRLLRFFPPLVTGVVITLIGVTLMPVPVSWAQGGDKNATDFGDMKYLALAAFTLVVILLIQRFGRGFLRQVALLMGLLVGTLAAVPFGLADFSALRDAPLAAVPTPFAFGAPEFQPAAILSLCIVMLVLMTESSAGMLAVGEICDRRTDGRTLTRGLRTDGLATLIGPVFGGFPTSAFAQNVGVVSLTKVRSRYVVAAAGAALLVLGLFPVLGAVVSLVPMPVLGGAGIVLFGSIAVSGIRTLSEAGLDDSSNIILVAVALGAGIVPLAAPGFYADFPSWAQTVLGSGISAGALVAVLLNLFFHHLGTHGRTAVALKSS
- a CDS encoding 8-oxoguanine deaminase, which encodes MAAPAAPDRVERIVIENCSIATVDAADTEYASGYVVVAGNRIESVGAGRAPEGLENVVRRIDGTGHLATPGLINTHHHFYQWITRGLATDHNLFNWLVALYPTWARIDEPMARAAAQGSLAMMALGGVTTAMDHHYVFPKGSGDLSGAIIGAARDMGVRFTLARGSMDRSEKDGGLPPDFAVETLEGALAATEATVDAHHDASFDAMTQVAVAPCSPFSVSTELMRQGAELARRKGVRLHTHGSETVEEEKFCHELFGMGPTDYFESTGWLGEDVWMAHCVHMNDSDIAAFARTGTGVAHCPSSNARLAAGIARVPDMLAAGVPVGLGVDGTASNESGELHTELRNALLINRLGPHRERALNARQALRLGTYGGAQVLGRAAQTGSLEAGKLADLVLWKLDTLAHASIADPVTALVFGAAAPVTLSLVDGKPVVESGRLVTADEEAIARATRDEARRLAQIAAGA
- a CDS encoding nucleobase:cation symporter-2 family protein, which gives rise to MAATPRFRDDASATPHNDGAPETAPSDRKHPVDETLPPLKMFTSGLQHVAAMYAGVVAPPMIVGPAVGLTPKETAFLMGASLFTAGIATLLQTLGFWRIGARLPFVNGVSFAGVTPMVAIGKDRGHDGIAVIFGAIIVASLLGFVLAPYFCKLVRFFPPVVTGTVITLIGVSLLPVAFNWSQGGNATAHDYGSTTNITMAAVTLVVVLALRKLLRGFLQQIAILLGLIIGTLIAIPVGITDFGAIKDADAIGFPTPFHFGAPQFEIAAIVSMSIVMLVCMTESTADMLALGKIVDRPADERTIEGGLRADTLGSAISPLFNGFMCSAFAQNIGLVAMTKVRSRFVVAAGGGILILLGLVPVAASVIALVPLPVLGGAGIVLFGSVAASGIQTLAGAALEKGENALIVAAAVGVGLIPIAAPDFYHAFPKDLLVVLDSGISTGCVVAIVLNLAFNHLGRKADPEAGTAPGGHDPVKAMEVAAH